aaaatcacaaaatatatagttacatatatcaaaaaaataaattacaatagATTAATGAAAATTGACATTACCATAACACCAAATTTAAAAACCCATCCCATTAGAAATCCAAATGGAAGACCGATGCAATAATAACATCCCAAGTTTATATATGCCACGTATGATTGCCAGCCTGATCCAACCGCAACACCTGCTCACAAATGAAAAGTTAACAGAAAAAGCGTTGCCTTGATATATAAGTTAAATAATCAAATTGTAACGTACCCGAAAGAACCGGCTGAATGCTGTTAAGAAGTACGGTGAAAGCTAACAGGATAGAGAGTTTATTAACGGCAACTAAGACAGCTTCACTTGAAGAAAATATCCAAGCGATTTGGTTATGGAAAAGCATTATTATCACCCCGAAAAATAATCCGATTATTAACGATTGTGTTACTGATACAATCGTCGCAAATCTTGCTCCTTTCCCGTTACCTGCTCCTAACTCGTTTGCCACACGTACACTGCAATGATTAGTGTATAATCTTAGTGTATAATCAGTCAAAAGACGATTAACATTTTGTATAAGTTTAGCTAATAAGTAGACTGTGAAGGGTTTCattctaaaatctaaatatataattaatcagAAGCGTCCATCTATTCACGGTCTAACCAGCTGCGAAGGAAGCCCGTCAGGGCATGCTATCAAAGTATTGATTTTTTAGCATCTTGACTGTTCTTCTATATTtcatctaattatttttttctttctgtgaTAAAGGAATTTAATAAGGTTTTAGATTAAGATTAACATACACACAAATAGTTGGTTAACAACCTAATCCTTAATTAAGTATAATTAAACTATATAGATCAATTATTTCCTATCACATAAATCAGGCGGCTAATTTTATGGCCTCAAAATGTTATCTATATACTCCACACAAAAGCACcatgataacaataaaaataaatggacAACAAAAAGCCAGAATAGAAAGGAGGAATCATCTCTAATTTGTGTCCTCGTAAAGTCTTATTCAGCCAACACGACATGTTGGGAAAAAACAAGAAGCATGCATACAAAACAAACACGGAAGAAGATATAAGAAGTTAGACGGATCTAACCCATATACGAAATgttatgtttttgtttcctaCATCTTCCAGAAAATAACGTTCCTTTAAAAGTATGTTATTCCAAGTAGCACTTTATATGGTAGTATCAAAGTGGATTAAACCGATCTAGATATCAGTAAATAGAGAAGATGAACTTTTATTTTACCCGGTTCCGGCGAAGAAAGCGAGAGGAATCATCATCTCCCATCCATTTATTGCCATGCTGccaacagtttttttttttttgcactagTTAATCATACTTGAAGGTATAATATAATACTgtttagaaacaaaagaaagatagTAAAAAAACCAAGCCTATTATGACCTTTCCGCAACAACCCAAAAAGTAGACGTAACCATGCGATAAGATTATATGATTGATGACTTTTTCTTCATCAGTCATCATGATAGTATAAATGAATAAACTAGCATAAACAAAATGACTTAcctgtgttaaaaaaaaaaacaaaatgacttACCATATAGACAATGAGTCAACGGCTATTTGAGCATTTTGAAGATTTCCAGTCACTATAATCAAAATCCGATAATACCAGTTTTCCAAACtgtccaaaaacaaaacatctACCGTTAAAGACTGTGACTGGCTCATTAGACAATGTCACAAAAGCATGTATATTCATATGGTACCAAAGCATGACGCCGGAAGAAGCAGAGAGTTTGAGAAACTCCCAAAGCCCGGTGAAGGCTTCGGATGATAAGCCAGTCCAAGTGAGTGGACAGCCGCCGCAAACAGAGTAAGCCAGTGTAATAAAAACGTTGACCCACCAAGATATGCTAATCGTAGCCATAGTTCCCACGACTCCGAGTTTAAGCCCATTAACAAACAACCAACAAACCAAAAAGTGAACCACCAATGAAACCGCAGCCGAATAGGCAGTCACCTAAATAACCCCAAAGAAACGATTAGTCACAAAATTTGTCATCAAATAAAgatttattataaacaaatCTAGACTCCTAAAAGCATTCATAGGTATTTTTCGTTCATTCGTTGTGTATgtctttttatgattttagacatagttattataatactaagttgatatttttttaagttgaatattttcaatttagTTTAATCACTGCATAGAAACAAacatgtgaaaaaaaaattgtttgcaaACAAAACAGCAAagcaacaaaataaatattcgcatttataacaattaaatcaaacttttagtcaaaaagaaagcaattaaatcaaaccaaacgGGTGGTAGTCCAGTGATAAAAAAATGTTGGGTCAAAACGTAATATTTTAATACTAGCATGTTCGATTTCTATCACGAATTAAGTTATCATTTGCTTAGCCATGCGATATGGAACCATGATCTAGATCTCATTTAGAAAACTCGAGGTTGGAATACTCattattatcaaaaaaaagaagattagaTCGAATTACGTACGTGGTTTTTGACTTGGCACTGGAGGAAACGTTGAAGCGGGAAAGACAAAGCGAAAGAGAAATGGAGAGGGATGGCCCAAAGGGAGACAACACCAGAAAGCTCAGCGATATCGTCTGGTTGGCCAAGAAATTTGAGAACCGGAGTTGTGAAAAGATATGTCGGTAATAATAAAAGACAACAAAAGAAGAGAACAATCCAAGAACGCTGCATATAAACTCCCAACATATGATACTTCTTTGCTCCAAATGCCTGCCCACACAACGTTTCCAACGCACTCGCCATTCCAAGCTGCACGGCGTTTATATTAATTAGGTATTCTCGTATTAAGTTAATCAAACacgaaaaaaatgaaaacttaccAAGAGGCCAAGGTTGAAGCCGATAATAACGTTGTTAACGATGGATATTGCGGCTAGTTCAAGATCTCCGAGGTGACCAGCAAAAGCTTGGGTTATTACAAGCATCGAATATGACGTTAATCTACTGAACATCGCAGGACCAACGATTTGCCATAGCTTCTTTGTCTCAACCCAAACTCTCTTCTTCAACCCTCGACCATCTTCCTCCGCCGGGTTATGGCTTTTCAACAGTGACTCTAATTCCTCTCCTCCACCTCTTCCTCCCATCGTTAATcctctttttcgtttttttttttaactctttctcttcctctttctctctcttcttatcttttggttttggatttaTATTTAACAGAAAAAATGGAAGTGAAAAGAAAGGTGACTACTAGAGATAAGTAGTGTCTGAATTGGCTTTTCCAATGCATATACGTTATAAAACGATGTGTCTACTTCTACTGTCCAGTATATAATACTAGTAGATATCTGAAATTTATagcattttaaaatatagcatcataataaaattttagattattttgGCAAAAATAAGAGTTtccttaaaccaaaaaaataagagtttccttaaaccaaaaaaataagagTTTCCAAGGTTTGACCACGCTAGATACGCCAAAAAACACAatgaattcaaaagaaaaagttaaatttaattaatgaaaattcTGCAGTAGTCTTAAGAATTGGATTTGGTCAgataatttaattaatgaaaaattctgCAGTAGTCTTAATAATTGGATTTGGTCAGATTTGCGATCTAAGAGCACCCCCATTAATAAATTTATGGGGGTTCACacagattcaaaaaaaaaaaatatattaaaataaagaatagTGATGAATttgtctctctctatctcttccCAATAAACCTggttcatcactgtagcgcgggcCCCACGGCACGTGGTGGCCCGCGATTGGTccgaaaaaaataatttttttttttaaaaacaaaaatcaaaccaagaaaaaaaaaataaaaaaatactttgtgaaCCCCTTTCATGGGGTTCACTAATGGGGGTGCTCTAATGAATTATAATAAGCTGAATAAACATTGGATAAAAAGGTACAGAGATCAGAAGTCCGAGTCACGTGGTAACACTATATGGTTTGCAACAAGTGATATCCCACCGCTTACCCAATGATCGATGGTTATGTGTCTGGTTGTCAAAtacctaaaataaaataaaaccattcCCCTCCTAGTGTTCAATTATTTTCCGTACGTGGAATCACTGATGAGTGTGTGAGAACAACAACTCGACTAGTTTTATAAGACATCTTCATAACTGTGTGAGTGAAAAATAAATCAACTAATAAATTTGTGGATGCAATAGTCCGAAATTTTTGTCGTCGTGATTTGTTGGCTTACCAGTTTCGTTTCCTATCGCTCGCCGAAGATGTAGCGGCCCATCTGTAAAAGGGGAAGGCTGCCCATCTGTCATATGTTTCCTAATAAATGTGTGGATGCCAATAGTCATATGCTGATTTAAATTATCGCAATTAATAATAGGTCCATcatataaaacaatatatacgCTGGACCAGCAATAGCCCAAACAGGGGAAGGCTGCCCATCTGTAAAAGGGTTTTTTTATAGTGTATCCAAGATCAACGTATGCTTGTTTAGATAGAACCTAAACGaggtagttaaaaaaaatagaacctAAAAACATCTTTAGTTTAGATACCCACATAAATTcctcaaaaactaaatatataattatttttatttatttctgtaAAATCTGTAATCATTAATAATGCGGTACATTGCAAGTGAATCTTTTGGGATCTAAAGAGAGAGTGCCTCCGAAAATAATTTCTCtcgtttattttttaattcatattctTTACTTTTCActtacttttaatatttgaatCAATGAGAATGTTCTAAGAGCATCAATAGtgacataatatatataatgcatatctcatatattaaatattaatacttataaattattatgtaactaaaatttgtattttaaaagtaaacccACTTACAAAATGACATTTGgctatttaatattttacagttttgtaTAATATCTCAAAGAAAAACGGATTCTTCTCTTTTTCACTATCTTTCATcctttttgaattatttattaatttaatgtttCAGTTTCTTATGAGAGACTATTGCAATGGAGGTGTTTAAAGTGTAGTCTACAAGTTGATAGTTTAAAATCTTCATTAAGGCTTCTCTGCTACAATATCTTGATTTGCTTTTGTTGCTTGTTTCTACAATGGACCTGATATGACACTGGATATACTTGTTTGTAATATCAGGAATCTTAATtgagaaaaatgataaaaaaaattttgatcgAAAATGCATATATTAAGGATAAAAGATAAGGTGGGCCGGGACCCAATTTCAGCCTATAGGAGGCCCACTTATAGAAAGAAATAATCTGAGGGAGCTTTTGGCAAGCCCATCAGCTTCCGCATTCTCAGAACAGGGGGTAAACacaaaagaaagagaagcaaACGAAAGAGAAAGACGGTTGATATCAGCTAAGATGTCGTAGATCTCTTTGATCTGTTGTTTACGAGTGATAGCTCTAAGGACCGTTTGGTTATCGGAGCGGACCTGAAGATCGAAGATATCCAGAGATGCTGCCGTGAGAAGGGCCAATCGAACCGCCATCGCCTCAGCCATTAGCGGTGAAGTGACGAAATCTTGGTTCCAGGAGGCTCTGTGAACCTCAATTCCCGTGTTGTTTTTGAAGATACAAGCCAAGCCAGCAGCTTTGGATGCTTTATTCCACGCGGTATCGGTATTACATCTGGTAGTGTTCTCTGATGGTTGAACCTGGGGGTTCTTTAGTACTGAGCTTGCCATCGTCTTTGGTGAGATTTCTTCTTTCTCATGCGCTTATAACCATTATTTTCCTTGCGCTAGAGCTTCCGTATCCTCCCGATTCATTACTCTGTTCTCAAACACCAATTGATTCCTTGATACCCATAGGGCCCAAGCGACCATTGGTAAGATATTGCCAGATAAACCCGAGGGCAGAAGACAGAAGATGCTTTGGAAGCGTTTCAGAGCCAGTTTTATATCATCCATCGCAGCTGTGGAGATTGTAGCGGATAGGGGGATTAGTTTCCACACTTGTTGTGCAAAGCTACACGAGAAGAAGACATGGGAGGGAGATTCATCTAGGCCACAACGTGGACATTTGATGTCTGTTATTCCTCTTGTCTTCAGGGCCTCGCCCACTGGTAATGCTCCTTGAATACTCAACCAGAGGAAAACCTTTAACTTTGGTGCGCATTTGATTACCCAAAAGTCTCTAACCCACTTGAAAACTGTATGTGTTGCAGGGTTGCCA
The nucleotide sequence above comes from Brassica napus cultivar Da-Ae chromosome A9, Da-Ae, whole genome shotgun sequence. Encoded proteins:
- the LOC106442930 gene encoding uncharacterized protein LOC106442930 encodes the protein MASSVLKNPQVQPSENTTRCNTDTAWNKASKAAGLACIFKNNTGIEVHRASWNQDFVTSPLMAEAMAVRLALLTAASLDIFDLQVRSDNQTVLRAITRKQQIKEIYDILADINRLSLSFASLSFVFTPCSENAEADGLAKSSLRLFLSISGPPIG
- the LOC106441252 gene encoding protein DETOXIFICATION 27-like, whose product is MGGRGGGEELESLLKSHNPAEEDGRGLKKRVWVETKKLWQIVGPAMFSRLTSYSMLVITQAFAGHLGDLELAAISIVNNVIIGFNLGLLLGMASALETLCGQAFGAKKYHMLGVYMQRSWIVLFFCCLLLLPTYLFTTPVLKFLGQPDDIAELSGVVSLWAIPLHFSFALSFPLQRFLQCQVKNHVTAYSAAVSLVVHFLVCWLFVNGLKLGVVGTMATISISWWVNVFITLAYSVCGGCPLTWTGLSSEAFTGLWEFLKLSASSGVMLCLENWYYRILIIVTGNLQNAQIAVDSLSICMAINGWEMMIPLAFFAGTGVRVANELGAGNGKGARFATIVSVTQSLIIGLFFGVIIMLFHNQIAWIFSSSEAVLVAVNKLSILLAFTVLLNSIQPVLSGVAVGSGWQSYVAYINLGCYYCIGLPFGFLMGWVFKFGVMGIWAGMIFGGTAVQTLILCFITLRCDWEKEAQKANARVNKWSSTIK